From the Coriobacteriia bacterium genome, one window contains:
- the truB gene encoding tRNA pseudouridine(55) synthase TruB, whose amino-acid sequence MKARRGGTDLSGVLLLDKPQGPTSHDVIAKLRAATGERRIGHAGTLDPMATGLLTILIGRATRLEQYLVGHDKRYEARIVFGAETDTLDAEGAVTESAPVPAEVSDPAWATDLLERFLGEQKQMPPAYSALKRDGVAAHRIARAGGEPVLDPRLITVYAADLAGIDSTLPAWDVVFSVSKGTYIRSLARDIGRAAGTRAHLGVLRRTHVGLANVAEALTLPDAVAAAEAGNLPERFCDPVALLGFPSLEVAEELVRDGKPLADSAPRAEGERVAIVTPERLLAVYRRAGERLVPESVLVPGVSR is encoded by the coding sequence GCTGCGTGCGGCCACCGGCGAGCGCCGGATCGGCCACGCCGGCACCCTCGATCCGATGGCGACCGGGCTGCTGACCATCCTCATCGGCCGGGCCACCCGGCTCGAGCAGTACCTCGTGGGCCACGACAAGCGCTACGAGGCGCGCATCGTCTTTGGCGCCGAGACCGACACGCTCGATGCCGAGGGTGCGGTGACCGAGTCCGCACCGGTTCCCGCCGAGGTGTCCGACCCCGCGTGGGCGACCGATCTCCTCGAGCGCTTCCTCGGCGAGCAGAAGCAGATGCCACCTGCGTACTCCGCACTCAAGCGCGACGGCGTTGCCGCGCACCGCATCGCACGCGCCGGCGGCGAGCCGGTGCTCGATCCCCGGCTCATCACCGTCTACGCAGCCGACCTTGCCGGCATCGACAGCACGCTGCCCGCATGGGACGTGGTCTTCTCGGTCTCCAAGGGGACCTACATCCGCTCGCTCGCGCGTGACATCGGGCGCGCCGCGGGAACCCGCGCGCATCTCGGCGTGCTTCGGCGCACGCACGTTGGCTTGGCCAACGTGGCCGAGGCCCTCACGCTTCCCGATGCGGTGGCGGCCGCTGAGGCGGGGAACCTTCCCGAGCGCTTCTGCGACCCGGTGGCGCTTCTCGGCTTCCCATCACTCGAGGTGGCCGAGGAACTTGTGCGAGACGGCAAGCCGCTTGCCGATAGCGCGCCCCGTGCCGAAGGCGAACGGGTCGCGATCGTCACGCCCGAGCGGTTGCTCGCGGTCTACCGCAGGGCAGGGGAGCGGCTTGTTCCCGAGTCCGTTCTCGTACCGGGAGTCTCCCGATGA